In Spirochaeta thermophila DSM 6578, the following proteins share a genomic window:
- the hydF gene encoding [FeFe] hydrogenase H-cluster maturation GTPase HydF, giving the protein MITTPLAERTRIVLFGLRNAGKSSLMNAIFEKEVAIVSDQPGTTTDPVTRAYELIGAGPVAFTDTAGLDDEGPLGSLRIERAKKALAQADIALLVTPLTRPPHPLEDRLLEEVRRRGIPYLVAASFADQAPDPRKEAWLASLPHVRVASPSREGIRTLTSRLVHLVASLAPEPTPLEGLVREGDLLVLVVPIDLAAPKGRLILPQVETLRDALDRDCAALVVKERELSLFFPRLPRRPRFVVTDSQAFHKVAADIPADQPLTSFSILFARKKGDLARYVRGLAALTAFPEGKRVLVVEACSHHRQPDDIATVKIPRLFHQLVDPAVPFDHARELPEDLSPYGLVIHCGGCMVTRRAVLARLDRLAEAGVPVTNYGLFLAWAHGLLPRALEPFPYEYELYCTEVGGGVETRI; this is encoded by the coding sequence GTGATCACCACCCCCCTTGCCGAGCGCACACGAATCGTACTATTTGGTTTGAGGAATGCGGGCAAGTCGAGCCTCATGAACGCCATCTTCGAGAAGGAGGTGGCCATCGTCTCGGATCAGCCCGGTACCACCACTGACCCTGTCACCCGGGCCTATGAGCTCATCGGTGCAGGCCCTGTGGCCTTCACCGACACCGCAGGCCTCGATGACGAAGGGCCCCTCGGTTCGCTTCGTATAGAGAGGGCGAAGAAGGCCCTCGCCCAGGCGGACATCGCCCTCCTGGTGACCCCCCTCACCCGCCCCCCGCACCCGCTCGAGGACCGGCTCCTGGAGGAGGTGCGACGGCGGGGGATCCCCTACCTGGTGGCGGCGAGCTTTGCGGACCAGGCCCCCGATCCCCGCAAGGAGGCCTGGCTCGCCTCCCTTCCCCACGTGCGGGTGGCGAGCCCCTCCCGTGAGGGCATCCGCACCCTCACCTCCAGGCTCGTGCACCTGGTGGCCTCCCTCGCCCCCGAGCCCACCCCGCTCGAGGGCCTCGTCCGGGAGGGCGACCTCCTCGTCCTGGTGGTGCCCATCGACCTCGCAGCACCCAAGGGCCGCCTCATCCTCCCCCAGGTGGAGACCCTCCGCGACGCCCTCGATCGGGACTGCGCCGCCCTGGTGGTGAAGGAGCGGGAACTCTCGCTCTTCTTCCCCCGGCTCCCCCGCCGCCCCCGCTTCGTCGTCACCGACAGCCAGGCCTTCCACAAGGTGGCCGCCGACATCCCAGCCGACCAGCCCCTCACCTCGTTCTCCATCCTCTTTGCGCGAAAGAAGGGGGACCTCGCCCGGTACGTGAGAGGCCTTGCCGCCCTCACCGCCTTCCCCGAGGGGAAGCGCGTCCTGGTGGTGGAGGCCTGCTCCCACCACCGGCAACCTGACGACATCGCCACCGTGAAGATACCCCGCCTCTTCCACCAGCTCGTGGACCCCGCCGTACCCTTCGACCACGCCCGCGAGCTCCCCGAGGACCTCTCGCCCTACGGCCTCGTGATCCACTGTGGGGGATGCATGGTCACCCGCCGCGCCGTGCTCGCCCGGCTCGACCGCCTCGCCGAGGCCGGGGTGCCGGTGACCAACTACGGGCTCTTCCTCGCCTGGGCCCACGGCCTCCTCCCCCGGGCACTCGAGCCCTTCCCCTACGAGTACGAGCTCTACTGCACCGAGGTGGGAGGCGGGGTGGAAACGAGGATCTAG
- a CDS encoding lyase family protein — protein MEQKRRYTGPETEKAVRNFGEGRLPRELILACAEVKQAVLSAIQEVERRWYPLVWKALSRAVEEVKSGGLDDQFPLPLFQGGAGTSINMNVNEVIANLTNEILEEERCPERVDPLDDVNRYQSTNDTFPTAVTIVLYRRLLGLEQQVIRLQAALAEREGRYAQILMVGRTELQDALPITLGQVFGSWAGMFERDRWRLHKIKERIRTVPLGGTAVGTGFPAPAMVVFAAEEALRRITGLPLARSQNLPDEVAHQDKWSELAHGIRQVAENLSKLTGDLLLYTSSFLGELGHPEVQAGSTIMAAKTNPVFLEYSRGLAFSAQHACDAVSTLCQAGQLQLNPYLPFILHHLLQAFSMVGTALETLTEKLLPALEVREERIHAHLLASHTLLNALLPLLGYHGVKELYRLHPEPFSSVDELVACVVRHTGLQEAEVRAALDPGRATSFVRRVR, from the coding sequence ATGGAGCAGAAGAGACGGTACACAGGGCCTGAGACCGAAAAGGCGGTGAGGAACTTCGGAGAGGGACGCCTCCCCCGGGAGCTCATCCTCGCCTGCGCAGAGGTAAAGCAGGCGGTCCTCTCTGCCATCCAGGAGGTGGAACGGCGCTGGTACCCTCTGGTGTGGAAGGCCCTCTCCCGTGCGGTGGAGGAGGTGAAGTCCGGAGGCCTCGACGACCAGTTCCCCCTTCCCCTGTTTCAGGGCGGGGCGGGTACGAGCATCAACATGAACGTGAACGAGGTGATCGCGAACCTGACCAATGAGATCCTCGAGGAAGAGAGGTGCCCTGAGCGGGTTGACCCTCTGGATGACGTGAACCGCTACCAGTCCACCAACGACACCTTCCCCACTGCGGTCACCATCGTGCTCTACCGGAGGCTCCTCGGCCTGGAGCAGCAGGTGATCCGGCTTCAGGCGGCCCTCGCCGAGCGGGAAGGCCGGTACGCCCAGATCCTCATGGTGGGGCGGACCGAGCTCCAGGACGCCCTCCCCATCACCCTGGGCCAGGTCTTTGGCTCGTGGGCTGGGATGTTCGAACGCGACAGGTGGCGGCTCCACAAGATAAAGGAGCGCATACGGACCGTCCCTCTCGGCGGCACGGCGGTGGGTACCGGATTCCCCGCCCCGGCCATGGTGGTGTTTGCCGCAGAGGAGGCCCTCAGGCGGATCACCGGCCTTCCCCTGGCCCGGAGCCAGAACCTGCCGGACGAGGTGGCCCACCAGGACAAGTGGTCGGAGCTCGCCCACGGGATACGCCAGGTGGCGGAGAACCTCTCAAAGCTCACCGGCGACCTCCTCCTCTACACCTCCTCGTTCCTGGGGGAGCTCGGGCATCCCGAGGTCCAGGCAGGGAGTACCATCATGGCGGCCAAGACCAATCCCGTGTTCCTGGAGTATTCCCGGGGCCTCGCCTTCAGCGCCCAGCACGCCTGCGATGCGGTGAGCACCCTCTGTCAGGCCGGACAGCTCCAGCTCAACCCCTACCTCCCCTTCATCCTCCACCACCTCCTCCAGGCCTTCAGCATGGTGGGGACGGCGCTTGAGACCCTCACCGAGAAGCTCCTCCCTGCCCTCGAGGTGCGGGAGGAGCGGATCCATGCCCACCTCCTCGCCTCGCACACCCTGCTCAACGCCCTTCTCCCCCTCCTCGGGTACCATGGGGTGAAAGAGCTCTATCGTCTCCACCCCGAGCCGTTCTCGAGCGTGGATGAGCTCGTGGCGTGTGTGGTGCGCCACACCGGTCTCCAGGAGGCCGAGGTGCGGGCGGCCCTCGATCCCGGCCGGGCCACCTCGTTCGTGAGGAGGGTGCGGTGA
- the hydG gene encoding [FeFe] hydrogenase H-cluster radical SAM maturase HydG codes for MNPVKSPSLVEKVFIDRDKLYSMLQEKPPTRSRLQEILNKALLLKGLSQREAAELLLVEDHEGIRMMMEAARIVKQEIYGRRLVLFAPLYIANACDNNCVYCGFRKANTRLKRVVLSIPEVEHEVTALLRQGHKRLLMLTGESEESPLDYFIEGLRAAYRVRVGAHNIRRINVEIAPLDVEGFRRLKAEHIGTYTCFQETYDPVLYRKYHPSGPKSDYEWRLLVMDRAMEAGIDDVGIGALFGLADYRFEVLALLEHARHLEETFGCGPHTVSVPRIEPAEGAPLSTSPPHPVSDEDFKKLVAVIRLSLPYTGIILTTREREELRNELFHYGVSQISAGSRTNPGAYDDHDHPDSGAQFSLGDHRSLEEVISCLIDQGYIPSFCTGCYRKGRVGVDFMDLAKPGLIKAFCLPNALFTFKEYLEDFASEDVRRRGDALIERLVREEVPEHRKEHTWEGLARVAQGERDVYL; via the coding sequence ATGAACCCGGTTAAATCCCCATCCCTGGTGGAAAAGGTCTTTATAGACAGGGACAAGCTCTACTCCATGCTTCAGGAAAAGCCGCCCACCAGATCGCGGCTCCAGGAGATCCTCAACAAGGCCTTGCTCCTCAAAGGGCTCTCACAGAGGGAGGCGGCGGAGCTCCTCCTGGTGGAGGACCACGAGGGCATACGGATGATGATGGAGGCCGCCCGTATCGTGAAACAGGAGATCTACGGCAGGAGGCTCGTGCTCTTCGCCCCGCTCTACATCGCCAATGCGTGCGACAACAACTGCGTCTACTGCGGGTTCAGGAAGGCCAACACGCGCCTCAAACGGGTGGTGCTCTCCATTCCCGAGGTGGAACACGAGGTGACTGCGCTCCTCAGACAGGGCCATAAGCGCCTCCTCATGCTCACCGGTGAGTCCGAGGAGAGCCCGCTCGACTACTTCATCGAGGGTCTCAGGGCCGCCTACCGGGTGAGGGTGGGGGCACACAACATCCGTCGCATCAACGTGGAGATCGCGCCGCTCGACGTGGAAGGGTTCAGGCGCCTCAAGGCCGAGCACATCGGGACCTACACCTGTTTCCAGGAGACTTACGATCCTGTCCTCTACCGGAAGTACCACCCTTCGGGACCAAAGTCAGACTACGAGTGGCGGCTCCTGGTGATGGACAGGGCCATGGAGGCGGGGATCGACGACGTGGGGATAGGCGCGCTCTTCGGCCTCGCCGACTACCGCTTCGAGGTGCTCGCCCTGCTCGAGCACGCCCGGCACCTGGAGGAGACCTTCGGCTGTGGTCCGCACACCGTGAGCGTTCCGCGCATCGAACCAGCAGAGGGGGCCCCGCTGTCCACCAGTCCGCCCCACCCCGTGAGCGACGAGGACTTCAAGAAGCTCGTGGCGGTCATCCGGCTCTCGCTCCCCTATACGGGCATCATCCTTACCACCAGGGAGCGGGAGGAGTTGCGCAACGAACTCTTCCACTACGGGGTGAGCCAGATATCCGCCGGTTCCCGCACGAATCCGGGTGCGTACGACGACCATGATCATCCCGACTCTGGTGCCCAGTTCTCCCTGGGCGATCACCGTTCGCTGGAGGAGGTGATCTCGTGTCTCATCGATCAGGGCTACATCCCTTCGTTCTGTACGGGCTGCTACCGCAAGGGGCGTGTGGGCGTGGATTTCATGGACCTCGCGAAGCCCGGCCTCATCAAGGCCTTCTGTCTGCCGAACGCCCTCTTTACCTTCAAGGAGTACCTGGAGGACTTCGCTTCCGAGGATGTGCGAAGGCGGGGGGACGCCCTCATAGAGCGGCTCGTGAGGGAAGAGGTCCCTGAGCATCGGAAGGAGCACACCTGGGAGGGGCTCGCGAGGGTGGCGCAGGGCGAGCGCGACGTGTACCTGTGA
- a CDS encoding ABC transporter permease translates to MRGRLARTIRTGVILMLLVLLTREDILEGVLRLLGFQGEILVYERESMGVLLLQHVVMVLVSSAVAAAFGLGVGILVTRPRFSYLLEGVQSVVAGIQTIPPVAVITFAVPALGFGFAPAVAALFLYGMLPPLNNTIAGMRAVDPSVKEAARGMGMEPGGILREVELPLAWPVILAGLRTSVVINVGTATLGAVVGAGGLGVVIIAGLVRDNPALILSGALLSALLAFAADGIFSLWEEA, encoded by the coding sequence ATGAGGGGACGTCTCGCGAGGACGATAAGGACAGGAGTGATCCTCATGCTCCTCGTCCTGCTCACCCGGGAGGACATCCTCGAAGGGGTCTTGCGTCTGCTGGGATTCCAAGGGGAAATCCTCGTCTACGAACGCGAGTCCATGGGGGTGCTCCTCCTTCAGCACGTGGTGATGGTGCTCGTCTCGAGCGCGGTCGCGGCGGCCTTCGGCCTGGGGGTGGGGATCCTCGTGACGAGACCCCGGTTCTCCTACCTGCTCGAGGGGGTGCAGTCGGTGGTGGCGGGGATACAGACCATCCCTCCGGTGGCGGTCATCACCTTTGCGGTACCTGCCCTTGGGTTTGGATTCGCCCCCGCAGTGGCGGCCCTCTTCCTCTACGGGATGCTCCCTCCGCTCAACAACACCATCGCAGGCATGCGTGCGGTGGACCCCTCGGTAAAGGAAGCGGCGCGGGGCATGGGCATGGAGCCCGGAGGCATCCTCAGGGAGGTGGAGCTGCCGCTCGCCTGGCCGGTGATCCTCGCAGGGCTCCGCACGAGTGTGGTGATCAACGTGGGAACAGCCACGCTGGGAGCCGTGGTGGGGGCAGGCGGGCTGGGCGTGGTGATCATCGCAGGACTGGTCAGGGACAACCCGGCCCTCATCCTCTCGGGGGCCCTCCTCTCGGCCCTCCTCGCCTTTGCAGCGGATGGGATCTTCAGCCTGTGGGAAGAGGCATAG
- the hydE gene encoding [FeFe] hydrogenase H-cluster radical SAM maturase HydE — MRKVEAPAVAEARLFAPEDEAHCRRTIEEWWRMPLEDLVSRADRVCRTVYGDGVYLRGLLEFSNYCRMDCLYCGIRRSNRNVHRYRLDEEVILQVVRTAFARGFRTFVLQSGEDPAWPAGRLARLVERIKEQTRGEAAVTLSCGLMTREEYRLLREAGADRYLMRFETADPDLHLRLRGVALERRIEGLVYLRELGYEVGSGFMVGLPGETDETMVENLLLCRRLDLDMVGIGPFIPHPETPLADAPQIPLDRTIRAVAILRLLLPGANLPGTTAAGSLEPDGRERMLASGGNVLMPNITPVQHKKDYLLYPGKICLDEDGFHCVGCLTMRVATVGKRIDWEKGTSRQYLWRQHGAEETVHRA; from the coding sequence ATGAGGAAGGTGGAGGCTCCGGCGGTTGCAGAGGCTCGGCTCTTTGCTCCTGAGGACGAGGCCCACTGTCGCCGCACGATAGAGGAGTGGTGGCGCATGCCGCTCGAGGACCTCGTGTCCAGGGCCGATCGGGTCTGCCGCACCGTGTACGGAGATGGTGTGTACCTGCGGGGATTGCTCGAGTTTTCGAACTACTGTCGTATGGACTGCCTCTACTGCGGGATCCGCAGGAGCAACCGGAACGTCCACCGGTACCGGCTCGATGAAGAGGTGATCCTCCAGGTGGTGAGGACGGCCTTTGCCCGCGGGTTTCGGACTTTCGTGCTCCAGAGCGGTGAGGATCCTGCCTGGCCTGCCGGGAGGCTCGCACGCCTGGTGGAGCGGATAAAAGAACAGACGCGTGGTGAGGCTGCGGTGACCCTGAGCTGCGGGCTCATGACCAGGGAGGAGTACCGACTTCTCCGTGAGGCCGGGGCCGACCGGTACCTCATGCGGTTCGAGACCGCAGACCCTGATCTCCACCTGAGGCTCAGAGGAGTGGCGCTCGAGCGGCGGATCGAGGGACTCGTGTACCTGAGGGAACTGGGATACGAGGTGGGCTCCGGGTTTATGGTGGGGCTTCCTGGCGAGACCGACGAGACCATGGTGGAGAACCTCCTACTCTGCCGGCGTCTCGACCTCGACATGGTGGGCATAGGGCCTTTCATCCCCCATCCGGAGACCCCGCTCGCAGATGCACCCCAGATCCCGCTCGATCGCACCATCAGGGCGGTCGCCATCCTGCGCCTCCTCCTTCCAGGTGCGAACCTCCCCGGCACCACGGCGGCCGGCAGTCTCGAACCAGATGGGAGGGAGCGGATGCTCGCTTCAGGCGGGAACGTCCTCATGCCCAACATCACCCCTGTGCAGCACAAGAAGGACTACCTCCTCTATCCGGGGAAGATCTGCCTCGATGAGGATGGATTTCACTGCGTGGGGTGCCTCACCATGCGGGTGGCCACGGTGGGGAAGAGAATCGACTGGGAGAAGGGGACGTCACGTCAGTACCTCTGGAGGCAACATGGAGCAGAAGAGACGGTACACAGGGCCTGA
- the osmF gene encoding glycine betaine ABC transporter substrate-binding protein OsmF translates to MASKIDTEGALLGTMIVILLEEHGFAVEDKVQLGPTDIVRKAIINGQIDIYPEYTGNGGFFYPEAPRDVWKDRVEAYRTVRDLDYETHHLVWLEPAPANNTWAIAVRKDLAGGSLSTLEDLARYIEQGGEFKIAVSEEFVSRPDALPAFEEAYGFILEKSQMLVLSGGNTATTERAAAEGTDGVNAAMAYGTDGQLAALGLVVLEDNLGVQPVYEPAPVVREEVLKTYPEIEEILEPVFKSLTLTTLQSLNARIAVEGEDPAVVAREHLIRKGFISD, encoded by the coding sequence GTGGCATCCAAGATAGACACCGAAGGGGCCCTCCTGGGCACCATGATCGTCATCCTCCTCGAAGAACACGGCTTCGCGGTGGAAGACAAGGTTCAGCTCGGCCCCACGGACATCGTACGCAAGGCCATCATAAACGGCCAGATCGACATCTATCCCGAGTACACGGGCAACGGCGGGTTCTTCTATCCCGAAGCCCCGCGGGACGTGTGGAAGGACAGGGTGGAGGCCTACCGGACCGTGCGGGATCTGGACTACGAGACCCACCACCTCGTCTGGCTCGAGCCCGCGCCTGCCAACAACACCTGGGCGATCGCGGTGCGGAAGGACCTCGCAGGGGGTTCCCTCTCCACCCTGGAGGATCTCGCCCGCTACATCGAGCAGGGTGGCGAGTTCAAGATCGCGGTCTCGGAGGAGTTCGTCTCCCGCCCGGACGCCCTTCCTGCCTTCGAAGAGGCCTACGGATTCATCCTCGAGAAATCGCAGATGCTCGTGCTCTCGGGAGGCAATACCGCCACCACCGAACGTGCAGCCGCAGAGGGGACCGATGGGGTGAACGCAGCCATGGCCTACGGAACCGATGGGCAGCTCGCCGCGCTCGGGCTCGTGGTCCTCGAGGACAACCTCGGGGTGCAACCGGTCTACGAACCGGCCCCGGTGGTGAGGGAAGAGGTGCTCAAGACATATCCCGAGATCGAGGAGATCCTCGAACCTGTGTTCAAGAGCCTCACCCTCACCACGCTCCAGTCGCTCAACGCACGGATCGCCGTGGAGGGAGAGGATCCGGCCGTGGTGGCACGGGAGCACCTCATTCGGAAGGGATTCATCTCCGACTGA
- a CDS encoding ABC transporter ATP-binding protein, producing the protein MKRFGETVALDGTSFSIPEGRLTVLIGPSGCGKSTTLRILNRLIEPDGGEVLYRGRPLSSYDPVELRRSMGYVIQHIGLFPHWTVERNICTVPRLLGWPPERQRARALELLELVGLPPDEYARKMPHQLSGGEAQRVGVARALAADPPVILMDEPFGAADPLTRSRLQEEFLAIQRRLRKTVVFVTHDMGEAIRLGDRIILMREGRVVREAATEDLVRSGDGFVKTFLGSESVLLLLECHTMEEIARPAPPTIPEELPRVPGAATVRDGLSLLLESGAPMLAVEEQGGILGIAGLKEIQALVRRGR; encoded by the coding sequence GTGAAACGATTCGGAGAAACGGTGGCCCTCGATGGCACTTCCTTCAGCATACCGGAAGGCCGGCTCACCGTGCTCATAGGCCCCTCGGGGTGCGGCAAGTCCACCACGCTCCGCATCCTCAACCGCCTCATAGAGCCGGACGGAGGAGAAGTCCTCTACCGGGGACGCCCCCTCTCCTCATACGATCCGGTGGAGCTCAGACGTTCCATGGGATACGTGATCCAGCACATCGGCCTCTTCCCGCACTGGACCGTGGAACGGAACATCTGCACGGTACCCCGGCTCCTGGGGTGGCCCCCCGAGCGGCAGAGGGCCCGGGCCCTCGAGCTCCTCGAGCTGGTCGGACTCCCTCCCGACGAGTACGCCCGGAAGATGCCACACCAGCTCTCAGGGGGAGAGGCCCAGCGGGTGGGGGTGGCCCGGGCTCTTGCGGCCGATCCACCGGTGATCCTCATGGACGAACCCTTCGGTGCGGCCGATCCCCTCACCCGCTCCCGACTCCAGGAGGAGTTCCTCGCGATCCAACGGCGCCTCAGGAAGACCGTGGTCTTCGTGACCCACGACATGGGAGAGGCCATCCGTCTGGGAGACAGGATCATCCTCATGCGGGAAGGCCGCGTGGTGAGGGAAGCGGCCACCGAGGATCTCGTGCGCTCGGGCGACGGGTTCGTGAAGACCTTCCTGGGCTCGGAGAGCGTGCTCCTCCTCCTCGAGTGCCATACGATGGAGGAAATCGCACGCCCTGCACCCCCCACGATCCCGGAAGAACTGCCCCGTGTTCCCGGTGCTGCCACGGTGAGGGATGGGCTTTCCCTTCTCCTGGAGAGCGGGGCTCCGATGCTCGCGGTGGAGGAGCAAGGCGGGATCCTGGGTATCGCAGGACTCAAGGAGATCCAGGCGCTCGTCCGGAGGGGCAGATGA
- a CDS encoding TM1266 family iron-only hydrogenase system putative regulator, which translates to MERRLGVVSLLIHDRSHIQRVNTLLSEYASLILGRMGLPLREKGVHVIALIVEGSTDELGAFTGKLGRIPGLKVKSHLTDFRE; encoded by the coding sequence ATGGAGAGGCGTCTCGGTGTCGTGTCCTTGCTCATCCACGATCGCTCCCACATCCAACGGGTGAACACCCTCCTCTCGGAGTACGCCTCCCTCATTCTCGGGCGGATGGGGCTCCCGTTGCGCGAGAAGGGGGTGCACGTCATCGCCCTCATCGTGGAGGGAAGCACCGATGAGCTGGGGGCGTTCACCGGAAAGCTCGGGAGGATTCCAGGTCTCAAGGTGAAGTCCCACCTCACAGACTTCCGGGAATAG
- a CDS encoding ABC transporter permease: protein MERERILLAGGGAAACLGLLLPFAWAVPNRVAPGVPVRLDILSTLVILGSLGVVLLLEWKERAPRLRPLLAGLSILVPWIILAVLARLHAPSPPARINPGTGFLAYETAGIALLARARYSGTLQARKWGKSLAIVGTVVLLLSRTLDGLGVMRELATRRGVFLQETAAHLSLSGAGILIATLAGIPLGILAHRNKKAGGVVFSLTGGIQTIPSLALFGLLIAPLAALSETVPVLKDVGISALGNTPALIALSLYALLPIVRTTAAGLSLLEKGLLEAARGMGLSPLQRLFWVEIPVSLPVILTGLRTASVQVVGTTTVAALIGAGGFGRFIFQGLGQSAYDLIALGVLPTVLLSLGVDRAWALLITCVKERTSRV, encoded by the coding sequence ATGGAAAGGGAACGCATACTCCTTGCGGGAGGAGGGGCTGCGGCATGTCTCGGTCTCCTCCTCCCCTTTGCGTGGGCCGTCCCGAACAGGGTGGCCCCCGGTGTGCCGGTACGACTCGACATCCTTTCCACCCTCGTGATCCTCGGGTCGCTCGGTGTGGTACTCCTTCTGGAATGGAAGGAGCGGGCTCCCCGCCTCCGCCCTTTACTCGCAGGTCTCTCCATCCTCGTCCCCTGGATCATCCTCGCCGTCCTTGCCCGCCTCCACGCCCCTTCCCCACCCGCCCGCATCAACCCCGGTACGGGCTTCCTCGCCTATGAGACAGCCGGCATCGCCCTCCTTGCGAGGGCCCGGTACAGCGGTACCCTCCAGGCCCGGAAGTGGGGAAAGAGCCTCGCCATCGTCGGCACGGTGGTCCTCCTCCTCTCACGGACCCTCGACGGCCTGGGAGTGATGCGTGAGCTCGCCACCAGGCGGGGTGTGTTCCTGCAGGAGACCGCTGCACACCTCAGCCTCTCGGGCGCGGGCATCCTCATCGCCACCCTTGCAGGCATCCCTCTCGGGATCCTCGCGCACAGGAACAAGAAGGCGGGTGGAGTCGTGTTCTCCCTCACCGGGGGGATCCAGACCATCCCCAGCCTCGCCCTCTTCGGGCTCCTCATCGCCCCACTTGCGGCCCTCTCCGAGACCGTCCCGGTCCTGAAGGACGTGGGGATCAGCGCTCTGGGGAACACCCCTGCACTCATCGCCCTCTCCCTCTACGCCCTCCTCCCCATCGTGCGTACCACCGCGGCCGGGCTCTCGCTCCTCGAGAAAGGCTTGCTCGAGGCGGCCCGAGGCATGGGACTTTCCCCCCTCCAGCGTCTCTTCTGGGTGGAGATCCCCGTCTCCCTCCCCGTGATCCTCACCGGCCTCCGTACCGCCTCGGTACAGGTGGTAGGAACCACCACGGTGGCCGCACTCATAGGGGCCGGGGGGTTCGGACGATTCATCTTCCAGGGGCTGGGGCAGTCGGCCTACGACCTCATCGCCCTAGGGGTGCTCCCCACCGTCCTCCTCTCCCTGGGGGTCGACCGTGCGTGGGCCTTGCTCATCACATGTGTAAAGGAAAGGACGAGCCGTGTTTGA
- a CDS encoding carbohydrate ABC transporter permease, which translates to MRYEIRSVEGVQESGRLPVKSYRRGLKKKGWIWLKSILVWIFCLVWFSPVIWMFVTSVKDSLAAVAEKAPTWIPEQATLNNYRMLFAPASGISVLEGIRNSIVVAVLSIVATLVISVPAAYALSRLEFRGKKTIFWAYVAVLAFPGILFLVPHYFMVHILGMMDSFSALIVPGLGGTFGVFMLRQYMLGLSRDLEDAAWIDGCSRLRFMVYVVVPFVRPALLVLSLMTFIGSWNSFLWPLLVLNSPEKLTLPIALIRFAAGWGDPYRGIGVLMAGAFVATLPTIVLFVAFYRYLMEGISMGSVGK; encoded by the coding sequence ATGAGATACGAGATACGATCTGTGGAGGGGGTGCAGGAGTCGGGGCGTCTACCTGTGAAGAGCTACAGAAGAGGTCTCAAGAAGAAGGGGTGGATATGGCTCAAGTCCATACTGGTATGGATCTTTTGTCTCGTGTGGTTCTCTCCGGTGATATGGATGTTCGTGACCTCGGTGAAGGATTCCCTGGCGGCTGTGGCCGAGAAGGCCCCGACCTGGATTCCGGAGCAGGCCACCCTGAACAACTACCGGATGCTCTTCGCTCCCGCGAGTGGCATCAGTGTGCTCGAGGGGATAAGGAACTCCATCGTCGTGGCGGTGCTCTCCATCGTGGCGACCCTGGTGATCTCCGTACCTGCGGCGTATGCGCTCTCCCGCCTCGAGTTCCGGGGGAAGAAGACGATCTTCTGGGCCTATGTGGCGGTTCTGGCCTTTCCCGGTATTCTCTTCCTGGTGCCCCACTACTTCATGGTGCACATCCTGGGTATGATGGACTCCTTCTCGGCGCTGATAGTCCCGGGTCTCGGAGGTACCTTCGGGGTCTTCATGCTCCGCCAGTACATGCTGGGGCTTTCCAGGGACCTGGAGGATGCGGCATGGATCGATGGGTGTTCCAGGCTCAGGTTCATGGTCTATGTGGTGGTCCCCTTCGTCCGGCCTGCGCTCCTCGTGCTCTCCTTGATGACCTTCATCGGTTCATGGAACAGCTTCCTGTGGCCCCTCCTGGTCCTCAATTCCCCGGAGAAGCTCACCCTTCCCATCGCCTTGATACGGTTCGCGGCGGGATGGGGTGACCCCTACCGGGGCATAGGGGTGCTCATGGCCGGTGCCTTCGTGGCTACCCTGCCCACGATCGTCCTGTTCGTCGCATTCTACCGCTATCTCATGGAAGGGATAAGCATGGGGTCGGTGGGAAAGTGA